In Flavivirga abyssicola, the following are encoded in one genomic region:
- a CDS encoding diacylglycerol kinase, producing MAKKDSFIVNRIKSVGYAYKGALLLLKTEASIKIQFAIAVILTIAGIYYEISSIEWIIQLLCIGVVMSIEGVNTAIEAVADFIHPEHHSKIGLIKDIAAGAVFIASTFATIIGFIIYFPKIF from the coding sequence ATGGCAAAGAAAGACTCCTTTATAGTAAATCGGATAAAAAGTGTTGGTTATGCCTATAAAGGAGCCTTATTACTTTTAAAAACAGAAGCTAGTATTAAAATTCAATTTGCAATTGCAGTGATACTCACAATTGCGGGAATTTATTATGAAATTTCATCTATAGAATGGATTATTCAACTATTATGTATAGGTGTTGTAATGAGCATTGAAGGTGTAAATACAGCTATAGAAGCCGTAGCCGATTTTATTCACCCAGAGCATCATAGTAAAATAGGTCTAATAAAAGATATAGCTGCCGGAGCGGTTTTTATTGCTTCAACCTTTGCCACAATTATTGGTTTTATTATTTATTTTCCAAAGATTTTTTAA
- the tpx gene encoding thiol peroxidase: MATVTLKGNPIETSGNLPQIGSSAPDFTLTATDLSTKTLSDFKGQKLVLNIFPSIDTGTCAQSVRQFNKEASQLEKTKVLCISHDLPFAHARFCGAEGLEDVISLSDYKDGSFGKAYGLNFITGPLEALHSRSVIIVDENGLVTYTEQVSETVDEPNYKAALEAL, encoded by the coding sequence ATGGCTACAGTAACCTTAAAAGGAAATCCAATAGAAACATCTGGAAACTTACCACAAATAGGGAGTTCAGCTCCAGATTTCACATTAACAGCAACCGATTTATCAACTAAAACCTTAAGCGATTTTAAAGGGCAAAAATTGGTGTTAAATATTTTCCCTAGCATTGATACGGGAACTTGCGCACAATCGGTGAGACAATTTAATAAAGAAGCAAGCCAACTGGAAAAAACGAAAGTTTTATGTATCTCTCACGATCTACCATTTGCACATGCACGTTTTTGTGGTGCTGAAGGTTTAGAAGATGTTATTAGCTTATCTGATTATAAAGACGGTAGCTTTGGAAAAGCTTACGGATTGAATTTCATTACAGGTCCATTAGAAGCTTTGCATTCTAGAAGTGTTATAATAGTAGATGAAAATGGTTTAGTAACATATACCGAACAGGTTTCTGAAACTGTTGACGAACCAAATTATAAAGCTGCTCTTGAAGCGTTATAA
- the katG gene encoding catalase/peroxidase HPI produces MDTKGGDISKCPFMGGTQKETAGSGTRNRDWWPNELKLNILRQHGGKSNPMGEDFNYAEAFNSVDFSVLKQEVIDLMTDSQDWWPADYGHYGPFMIRMAWHSAGTYRVGDGRGGAATGNQRFAPLNSWPDNGNLDKARLLLWPIKKKYGKKISWADLLILAGNCALESMGFKTFGFAGGREDVWEPEQDIYWGSETEWLGNKERFEKEDNIEGHLGAAHMGLIYVNPEGPNGASDPLGTAKLMKETFGRMAMNDEETVALTAGGHTFGKAHGAADPNKYVGAEPAGASIEEMSTGWKNTFGTGVLDDAITSGLEGAWTPNPSQWDHDFFDVLLNYDWELTKSPAGASQWTPTKESQARMAPAAGDASKRQALMMTDADMALKLDPTYLEISKRFHKDHKAFEDAFARAWYKLTHRDMGPISRYLGPEVPDEELLWQDPIPSVDYKLSKDDVTSLKNMISTSGLSVSQLVTTAWASASTFRGSDMRGGANGGRIRLAPQKDWEVNNPTELSKVLAVYEGIQKEFSGTISIADLIVLGGAVGVEQAASNSGFSITVPFQEGRGDASQEQTDVESFSYLEPQADGFRNYIKPNLSISAEDLLIDRANLLTLSIPEMTVLIGGLRVLETNYDGSSHGVFTDKPGSLTNDFFTNLLDFTYTWKATSDDDTLFEGSDRRTGVVRFTGTRADLIFGSNTELRAVAEVYGADDAEEKFVNDFVKAWTKVMNLDRFDLH; encoded by the coding sequence ATGGATACTAAAGGAGGAGACATAAGCAAATGCCCATTTATGGGTGGAACTCAAAAAGAAACAGCTGGTAGTGGTACAAGGAACCGAGATTGGTGGCCAAATGAACTTAAATTAAACATTCTTCGTCAACATGGAGGAAAATCTAATCCAATGGGAGAAGATTTTAATTATGCAGAAGCTTTTAATAGTGTTGATTTTTCAGTTTTAAAACAAGAGGTTATTGATTTAATGACAGATTCTCAGGACTGGTGGCCAGCAGATTATGGACATTATGGACCATTTATGATACGTATGGCGTGGCATAGTGCTGGAACCTATCGTGTTGGAGATGGACGTGGAGGTGCAGCAACAGGAAATCAGCGTTTTGCACCATTAAATAGTTGGCCTGATAATGGAAATTTAGATAAGGCGCGTTTATTACTTTGGCCTATAAAAAAGAAATATGGAAAGAAAATTTCCTGGGCAGATTTATTAATTCTTGCAGGTAATTGTGCATTAGAATCAATGGGTTTTAAAACATTTGGTTTTGCCGGTGGTCGTGAGGATGTTTGGGAGCCAGAACAGGATATATATTGGGGTTCAGAAACCGAGTGGTTAGGAAATAAAGAGCGATTTGAAAAAGAAGACAACATAGAAGGGCATTTAGGAGCTGCTCATATGGGATTAATTTATGTAAATCCAGAAGGACCTAATGGAGCATCCGATCCATTGGGAACAGCCAAGCTTATGAAGGAAACTTTTGGTCGTATGGCTATGAATGATGAAGAAACCGTAGCTTTAACTGCCGGAGGGCATACCTTTGGAAAAGCGCATGGAGCTGCAGATCCAAATAAATATGTAGGTGCTGAACCTGCAGGAGCTTCTATTGAAGAGATGAGTACAGGTTGGAAAAATACATTCGGAACAGGAGTTTTAGATGATGCTATTACAAGTGGTCTTGAAGGGGCTTGGACACCAAACCCGTCACAATGGGATCATGACTTTTTTGATGTACTATTGAATTATGATTGGGAGTTAACTAAAAGCCCAGCAGGAGCAAGTCAATGGACTCCAACAAAAGAATCGCAAGCTAGAATGGCTCCCGCTGCAGGAGATGCTTCAAAGCGTCAAGCTTTAATGATGACAGATGCAGATATGGCTTTAAAACTAGACCCAACTTATCTGGAAATTTCTAAACGTTTCCATAAAGATCATAAAGCATTTGAAGATGCGTTTGCTCGTGCTTGGTACAAATTAACCCACCGGGATATGGGGCCAATATCTCGTTATTTAGGTCCGGAAGTACCAGACGAAGAATTATTATGGCAAGACCCGATACCTTCAGTAGATTATAAGCTAAGTAAAGACGATGTAACGTCTTTAAAGAATATGATTAGTACTTCAGGTTTATCGGTATCACAATTGGTAACAACAGCTTGGGCATCAGCATCTACATTTAGAGGTTCGGATATGCGAGGAGGTGCAAATGGAGGACGTATTCGTTTAGCACCTCAAAAAGATTGGGAAGTGAATAATCCAACAGAACTGTCAAAAGTACTTGCAGTATATGAAGGTATTCAGAAAGAATTTAGTGGAACTATTTCCATAGCAGATTTAATTGTTTTAGGTGGGGCAGTTGGTGTAGAGCAGGCAGCTAGCAATTCAGGTTTTAGTATTACGGTGCCTTTTCAAGAAGGTAGAGGAGATGCTTCGCAAGAACAAACAGACGTAGAGTCGTTTAGTTATTTAGAACCTCAAGCCGATGGTTTTAGAAATTATATAAAACCTAATTTATCTATATCTGCTGAAGACTTATTAATAGATAGAGCGAACTTATTAACGCTTTCTATTCCGGAAATGACTGTATTAATTGGTGGGTTGCGAGTATTAGAAACAAATTATGATGGTTCAAGTCATGGTGTTTTTACAGATAAACCTGGTAGTCTGACTAATGATTTCTTTACTAATCTTCTGGATTTTACCTATACATGGAAAGCAACATCAGATGATGATACATTGTTTGAAGGAAGTGACCGTAGAACAGGTGTTGTAAGGTTTACAGGAACCAGAGCAGATTTGATTTTTGGTTCAAATACTGAACTTAGAGCCGTTGCAGAAGTTTATGGTGCCGATGATGCTGAAGAGAAATTTGTAAATGACTTTGTTAAAGCGTGGACAAAGGTTATGAACTTAGATCGTTTTGATTTACACTGA
- a CDS encoding ankyrin repeat domain-containing protein, with the protein MNDTDIFFSAIQSGDKNQVEEQLRFNPNLVNVRDARGFTPLIFAAYFDKESIVKTLVENNAPVDAIDASGNTALMGVSFKGSEPLTEYLIQNGADINAKNSNGMTPLIFASTYNKQNIVELLLKHGADKHVKDNEGSTALDYAKEKGFEIIIELLK; encoded by the coding sequence ATGAATGATACAGATATTTTTTTCAGTGCAATTCAATCTGGTGATAAGAATCAGGTTGAGGAGCAGCTTAGGTTTAATCCAAATTTAGTTAATGTTAGAGATGCAAGAGGTTTTACACCGTTAATTTTTGCAGCATATTTTGATAAAGAATCTATAGTTAAAACTTTAGTGGAAAATAATGCGCCAGTAGATGCTATCGATGCTTCAGGAAATACTGCTTTAATGGGTGTGTCTTTTAAAGGTAGTGAGCCTTTAACAGAATATTTAATACAAAACGGAGCAGATATAAATGCTAAAAACTCAAATGGAATGACTCCTTTAATCTTTGCTTCCACTTACAATAAACAAAATATTGTCGAATTGTTACTGAAACATGGTGCAGATAAACATGTTAAAGATAACGAAGGCAGTACAGCTTTGGATTATGCCAAAGAAAAGGGGTTTGAAATTATTATCGAGCTTTTGAAATAG